One genomic segment of Nothobranchius furzeri strain GRZ-AD chromosome 10, NfurGRZ-RIMD1, whole genome shotgun sequence includes these proteins:
- the rps14 gene encoding small ribosomal subunit protein uS11 yields the protein MAPRKGKEKKEEQVISLGPQVAEGENVFGVCHIFASFNDTFVHVTDLSGKETICRVTGGMKVKADRDESSPYAAMLAAQDVAQRCKELGITALHIKLRATGGNRTKTPGPGAQSALRALARSGMKIGRIEDVTPIPSDSTRRKGGRRGRRL from the exons ATGGCTCCTCGCAAAGGGAAAGAGAAGAAGGAGGAGCAGGTGATCAGCTTGGGTCCTCAGGTGGCTGAAGGAGAAAACGTATTTGGAGTCTGTCACATCTTCGCCTCCTTCAACGACACCTTCGTCCACGTCACAGACCTCTCTGGAAA GGAGACTATCTGCCGCGTGACCGGAGGGATGAAGGTGAAGGCTGACCGTGACGAGTCATCTCCGTACGCCGCCATGTTGGCAGCTCAGGATGTGGCTCAGCGCTGCAAAGAGCTGGGAATCACAGCGTTGCACATCAAGCTGAGAGCCACTGGGGGCAACAG gACAAAGACTCCTGGACCTGGAGCTCAGTCGGCTCTCCGGGCTCTGGCTCGCTCTGGGATGAAGATTGGACGCATCG AGGATGTAACTCCGATCCCATCAGACTCTACCAGGAGGAAGGGCGGGCGTCGTGGTCGCCGTCTGTAA